GGCCGTGCGCCCGGTAGTGACCAACGCACCATGATGGCACTACGCCGCCATCTGTCCGGTGAAGTAGATAACTTCCCAGCCGATGTCAGCGAACTACAAAGCTACTTTGCTGAAGTACAACCGGGGCAAGCGGTACAAGCCGTTCCTGGGCAGGGTTTGCATGTTCCATTGTGGCTACTGGGTTCCAGCCTATATAGCGCTCAATTGGCTGCAGCCATGGGCCTGCCGTTCGCCTTCGCCTCACATTTCGCACCAGATATGTTATTCCAGGCGCTCAAGCTCTATCGGGAAAACTTCAAGCCGTCCATTCAATGGCCAAAACCCTATGCTATCGTTTGTGTGAACGTGGTTGCCGCAGATAGCGAGCGCGATGCCCGTTTCCTGTTTACCTCCATGCAGCAGCAATTTGTCAATTTGCGCCGAGGCACGCCGGGTCAACTACCGCCACCAGTAGAGAATATGGATAAGATCTGCTCACCCGCCGAACAATTTGGTGTGGATCAGGCGCTACGCTTATCTATTATTGGGGATAAAAGTAAAGTGCGTCATGGGCTTCAGTCATTATTGCGGGAGACCCAAGCTGACGAATTGATGGTGAATGGCCAGATTTTCGACCATCAGGCACGGCTATATTCATTTGAAATAGTTGCCGGATTACAGTCAGAGTTACAACCTGTTGAACACCTATAACCCGCCAATTGAAGCGAAATTATAGACATAAAAAAACCAGCCCTTGGGCTGGTTTTTATTTTGAATCATCAGAAATGATTAAGACTTATGCATCACCAAAACGACGGCGAGTAGGTGCCGCTGCTGCTGGTGCAGGCGCTGCTGCATCTTCACGACGAGGCGCTGCTGAGCGCTGACCATCGCGGTTACCACGACGTTCGCCACCACCGGCCGGAGCACGGTCACTGCCGAATGAACGGCGAGGAGGAGCACCTGCTGCGCCATCACGACGTTCGCCACCGAATGAACGGCCAGCACCACCACCACGACGCTCACCACCGGCACCAGCACCGCCAGCAGGACGCTCACGGCGTTCATGTGGCTGTGCATCACCCAACAGCTGCATGTTCAGCGGCTTGTTCAGGATACGGGTACGGGTGAAGTGAGATAACATTTCGCCCGGCATACCTTTTGGCAACTCGATAGTTGAGTGAGAAGCAAACAGCTTGATATTACCAATGTAACGGCTGCTGATGTCGCCTTCGTTAGCAATCGCGCCAACAATGTGACGAACTTCAACACCATCATCACGGCCCACTTCAATGCGGTACAGTTCCATCTCACCAACATCACGACGTTCGCGACGCGCTGGACGCTCGCCACCATCACGACTGTCAGCACGGCTATCAGGGCGACTATCACGACGGCTGTCACTACGATCACGGCCACGATCGCTACCACGGTCATCACGGGAATTGAATTCACGCTGCGGACGACGCGGAGCTTCTGGTGGCAGAATCAGAGGACGTTCGCCCTGTGCCATTTTCAGCAGTGCAGCAGCCAGTGTTTCGAGATCAAACTCTTCTTCCGGTTGCAGCTTAGCCAGCAATGCACGGTACAGGTCCAAATCACTGCTTTCCAGCTGTTGGCCAACTTTAGCAGCAAACTGAGCTAAACGACGTTCGCCCAGCAATTCAGGGTTTGGCAACTGAACTTCTGGAATAGTCAGCTTCATGGTGCGTTCAATGTTTTGCAACAGACGGCGTTCACGGTTTTCAACAAACAGCAACGCACGACCAGCGCGACCAGCACGACCAGTACGGCCGATACGGTGAACGTAAGACTCTGAATCCATAGGGATGTCATAGTTTACAACCAGGCTGATACGGTCAACATCCAAACCACGTGCCGCAACGTCAGTTGCAATCAGAATATCCAAACGGCCATCTTTCAGGCGGTTCAGTGTCTGCTCACGTAAAGACTGGTTCATGTCACCGTTCAAGGCAGCACAGTTATAACCACTACTTTCCAAAGCTTCAGCCACTTCCAGGGTGCCATTTTTGGTACGCACGAAAATGATGGCCGCATCGAAATCTTCAGATTCCAGGAAACGTACCAGCGCTTCGTTTTTGCGATAACCACCACCTACACGCCAGAAACTCTGGCTGATGTCAGGGCGGGTAGTGACGCTAGACTGGATGCGAACTTCCTGTGGATCTTTCATAAAGCGACGGGTAATACGGCGAATCGCGTCAGGCATGGTTGCAGAGAACAACGCCGTCTG
The sequence above is drawn from the Yersinia intermedia genome and encodes:
- a CDS encoding luciferase-like monooxygenase; its protein translation is MTDKKTVPLSVLDLSPIAQGKTPREAFHASLDLAQHAEKWGYHRYWLAEHHNMTGIASAATSVLIGYIAGGTKSIRVGSGGVMLPNHSPLVIAEQFGTLASLYPNRIDLGLGRAPGSDQRTMMALRRHLSGEVDNFPADVSELQSYFAEVQPGQAVQAVPGQGLHVPLWLLGSSLYSAQLAAAMGLPFAFASHFAPDMLFQALKLYRENFKPSIQWPKPYAIVCVNVVAADSERDARFLFTSMQQQFVNLRRGTPGQLPPPVENMDKICSPAEQFGVDQALRLSIIGDKSKVRHGLQSLLRETQADELMVNGQIFDHQARLYSFEIVAGLQSELQPVEHL
- a CDS encoding DEAD/DEAH family ATP-dependent RNA helicase; amino-acid sequence: MTTELETSFADLGLSAPILSALTDLGYEKPSPIQLECIPHLLNGRDVLGMAQTGSGKTAAFGLPLLHNIKAELKSPQVLVLAPTRELAIQVAQALSDFSKHINGVNVVALYGGQRYDVQLRALRQGPQIVVGTPGRLLDHLKRGTLNLSNLSGLVLDEADEMLRMGFIEDVENILAQIPAEHQTALFSATMPDAIRRITRRFMKDPQEVRIQSSVTTRPDISQSFWRVGGGYRKNEALVRFLESEDFDAAIIFVRTKNGTLEVAEALESSGYNCAALNGDMNQSLREQTLNRLKDGRLDILIATDVAARGLDVDRISLVVNYDIPMDSESYVHRIGRTGRAGRAGRALLFVENRERRLLQNIERTMKLTIPEVQLPNPELLGERRLAQFAAKVGQQLESSDLDLYRALLAKLQPEEEFDLETLAAALLKMAQGERPLILPPEAPRRPQREFNSRDDRGSDRGRDRSDSRRDSRPDSRADSRDGGERPARRERRDVGEMELYRIEVGRDDGVEVRHIVGAIANEGDISSRYIGNIKLFASHSTIELPKGMPGEMLSHFTRTRILNKPLNMQLLGDAQPHERRERPAGGAGAGGERRGGGAGRSFGGERRDGAAGAPPRRSFGSDRAPAGGGERRGNRDGQRSAAPRREDAAAPAPAAAAPTRRRFGDA